Proteins encoded within one genomic window of Microbispora sp. ZYX-F-249:
- a CDS encoding (2Fe-2S)-binding protein, with protein sequence MYVCICRAVTESEVHDCIADGARTARQVRDATGAGGDCASCVRKICAILKRSEDLVTSA encoded by the coding sequence ATGTACGTCTGCATCTGCCGCGCCGTCACCGAGAGCGAGGTGCACGACTGCATCGCCGACGGGGCGAGGACGGCCCGCCAGGTGCGGGATGCCACAGGGGCAGGGGGGGACTGCGCGTCTTGTGTCCGAAAGATCTGTGCGATCCTGAAACGGTCAGAGGACCTGGTCACCAGCGCATAG
- the bfr gene encoding bacterioferritin, with product MQGDKEIIALLNEQLTSELTAINQYFLHAKLQENWGYTKLAAITRAESIDEMRHAEELTDRILFLEGLPNYQKLNTLHIGQSVREQLQADLELELGVVRRLRPGIALMRERGDITSATLFERILADEEHHIDYLETELGLLESLGEQLYLQRYAEPPSSS from the coding sequence ATGCAGGGCGACAAAGAGATCATCGCGCTGCTCAACGAGCAGCTCACCTCCGAGCTGACCGCCATCAACCAGTACTTCCTGCACGCGAAGCTGCAGGAGAACTGGGGATATACGAAGCTCGCCGCCATCACGCGGGCGGAGTCCATCGACGAGATGCGGCACGCGGAGGAACTCACCGACCGGATTCTGTTCCTGGAGGGTCTGCCGAACTACCAGAAGCTCAACACCCTGCACATCGGCCAGAGCGTCAGGGAGCAGCTTCAGGCGGACCTCGAGCTGGAGCTGGGCGTGGTCAGGCGGCTGCGGCCGGGGATCGCCCTCATGCGGGAGCGCGGAGACATCACCTCGGCGACGCTCTTCGAGCGCATCCTGGCCGACGAGGAGCACCACATCGACTACCTGGAGACCGAGCTCGGTCTTCTGGAGAGCCTGGGCGAGCAGCTGTACCTGCAGCGGTACGCCGAGCCGCCGTCGTCCTCCTGA
- a CDS encoding response regulator transcription factor — MTCVLLAEDDTSISEPLARALRREGYQVEVSPDGPQALERALSGGVDLIVLDLGLPEMDGLEVARRIRAEGHGTPVLILTARVDEVDTVVGLDAGADDYVTKPFRLAELLARVRALLRRGTSETPVVQGVRIDADSRRAWMGDKELHLTTKEFDLLRVLVRDAGKVVTREQIMREVWDTNWWGSTKTLDMHISWLRRKLGDDAAKPRYITTVRGVGFRFERE; from the coding sequence ATGACCTGCGTACTTCTCGCCGAGGATGACACCTCGATATCCGAGCCGCTGGCGCGTGCCCTGCGCCGGGAGGGCTATCAGGTGGAGGTGAGCCCGGATGGCCCGCAGGCCCTGGAGAGGGCCTTGTCGGGGGGCGTCGACCTGATTGTTCTCGACCTCGGCCTTCCAGAGATGGACGGGCTGGAGGTCGCGCGCCGCATCCGCGCGGAGGGGCACGGGACTCCGGTCCTGATCCTCACCGCCCGCGTCGACGAAGTCGACACCGTCGTCGGCCTCGATGCCGGGGCCGACGACTACGTGACCAAGCCGTTCCGCCTGGCGGAGTTGCTCGCCCGCGTGCGGGCCCTGCTCCGGCGCGGAACATCGGAGACCCCGGTGGTGCAAGGCGTCCGCATCGACGCCGACTCGCGCCGGGCCTGGATGGGAGACAAGGAACTGCACCTGACCACCAAGGAGTTCGACCTGCTGCGCGTGCTCGTACGGGACGCCGGCAAGGTCGTCACCCGCGAGCAGATCATGCGCGAGGTGTGGGACACGAACTGGTGGGGGTCGACGAAGACACTGGACATGCACATCTCGTGGCTGCGCCGCAAGCTCGGCGACGACGCGGCGAAGCCGCGGTACATAACGACAGTCCGAGGGGTCGGCTTCCGTTTCGAGCGCGAGTAG